The genomic window TCCTGGCCAAAGGCGTAATCAGCGGTGAGGAAGAACCAGGTATCGAGGCCCGACTTCACGGCTGCAAGCCCGGTCACGTTGGCCTGGGCGAACGTGTCGAACACATAATGCACGGTATAGGGACCGCAGGCTTCGTTGCTGAGGCGGATCGAGCCGGGACCGTTGAAGACGATGATCTTGTTGCGCGCTTTCGCGATCTCGCCGGCGGCGAGCGCGGTCGCGGAAGCCGCGACGTCATAGATCATCTCGACGCCCTGATTGTCGAGCATGTCGCGGGCGATGTTGGCGGAGAGATCGGCCTTGTTGAGATGGTCGGCCGCCAGCACCTGGATCTTGCGGCCCAGCACCTCGCCGCCAAAGTCCTCGACAGCCATCTTGGCTGCGGTCTCGCTGCCGGGGCCGGTGATGTCGGCGTAGAGGCTCGACATATCGAGGATGCCGCCGATCTTGAGCGGTGGCTTGTCCTCCGCCTGCACGACGCTCGCACTCAGGGCAAACGCGGCAGCAAAAATGCTCGACAGAATATGCTTCATCGAAAAAGACCTCCCTTATCGCGCCGTGCTCTGATGGCGGCTTGGTTATTGCTCTTGGCCATTGGTCTTGGCTATCGCTATTGGCGGCAATCATGCCGCATGCGCGAGAGGGCAGCAAGCGCGAGGTGCCGTTACAAGCGCATGATTGCCGCGCATGTTTTCCGCAAAGCGGAATGGTAGAGTGCGGCGAAATGTTTCCACGTCATTGCGAGCGCAGCGAAGCAATCCAGAATCTTTCAGCGGAGGGACTCTGGATTGCTCCGCTCCTCGCAATGACGGCGTGTGAGGCAATGGCGAAGCATCACATGATCTGCCGTAGGGTGGGCAAAGGCGCGCTCTTCGCGCCGTGCCCACCGCCCGCGCGGTTGGCCAAAGACGTGGGCACGCTTCGCTTTGCCCACCCTATGACAGCCCTTCGTCGTTCGCTACATTTGGGTTAGAACTGGAGCGTAACACAACCTCTCCGGGTCACGTGGCGCAACGGCTTCACCTCATCGTCGCATTTCTTCTCTTCGCGGGTCACGCCGCGTCCGCCTCGCCATGCCAATTCGAATCCCAAGGCGAGGGCCGTGTCGCCGCGATCGTCGATGCGCGCAGCGTCCGCCTCGACGACGGCCGCGAGATCCGCCTCACCGGCATCGAGCCGACGGCGACGACGAACCTGGCGCTGACCTCGCTGCTCGCCGGCCGCGACGTGACACTGCGGAGCTCTGACGACACGCCCGACCGCTACGGCCGCCAGAACGCGCTGGTCTTCGTTGGCGAAAGCGACGCCTCCGTGCAGGCGACGCTGCTCGCCGAGGGCGATGCCATCGTCTCCGCCGAGATCGCGGACAGGGACTGCGCGGCCGCCCTGATGGCGTGGGAGGCCGAGGCGCGGCGTCAAAAAAAGGGCAGCTGGGCTGACCCGTCGGCCATAAAAAACGCGGAAAGTCCGGACGATATTTTGGCGGGGATCGGGCGCTTTATGGTGGTCGAGGGCAAAGTCCTGTCGGTCCGGCAAGCTGGGGCAATGACCTACCTCAACTTCGGACGGAACTGGACACGCGGCTTTGCGGCGACTATCTCAAAGCGCACGTTGCCGGCGTTCGAAAGCGCCGGAATTACCCTTAAGTCCCTGGAAAATAGACGTATTCGAGTTCGGGGCTGGGTCGAGGGAAACACGGGGCCGCGGATCGATATACGCCTCGTGGGACAGGTCGAGTTGCTAGGCGCAAACGAGCCGACAGGGGTAAGGCCCTAAAAGGGGCCGGGCACGGGTTAAGCGACGTGAATGGGGTGCTAGAACGGCACGAACGAGGTGATGGCCGCCGCCTGCGGGCTGCGCCAGCCGCGCTATGCCTTGTCCTGGGCACGGCGTTGGCGGGTTGCGGCGACATGGGCCGGTTCCAGACCGCCACGGCGCCACCGACTGTCGCGATGCCCAAGCCGAAGCCGGCGGTGGCGCAGACCCCCGCGACCGAGAAGGAGCATGAGCGCATCCTGGCGAGCTATGGCGGGACCTATGACGATCCCAGGCTGGAATCGCTCGTCAGCAAGACCGTCGACCGCCTGGTCGCCGCCTCCGACCGCCCCGATCAGGGCTACAAGGTCACCATCCTGAATTCCGGCGCGGTGAATGCGTTCGCGCTGCCGAACGGCCAGCTCTACGTCACGCGCGGCCTGCTCGCGCTCGCCAGCGACACCTCGGAATTGTCGTCCGTGCTTAGCCACGAGATGGCGCATGTGCTGTCCAAGCACGCCGCGATGCGCGAGGATCAGGCGCGCCAGGCCGCGATCGTCACCCGCGTCGTCACCGACATGAGCAACGATCCCGATCTCACCGCGCTCGCGCTCGCCAAGACCAAGCTCACCATGGCGAGCTTCTCGCGCAAGCAGGAGATCGAGGCCGACGGCATCGGCGTCGGCATTTCCGCCCGCGCGCATTTCGACCCCTACGGTGCAGCGCGCTTCCTCTCGGCAATGGAGCGCAATGCCGAGCTGAAGGCCGGCAAGAGCTCGCTCGATCCGCGCGCGCAGGATTTCACATCGTCGCATCCGGCTACCCCGGAGCGCGTGCAGAATGCGCAGACCATCGCGCGGCAATATGCTGCGCCCGAGGGCGCCGAACGCGACCGCGAAACCTATCTCGCCGCGATCGACAACCTCGTCTATGGCGAAGATCCCAGCGAAGGCTTTGTCCGCGGCCGCAGGTTCTTGCATCCGAAGCTCGGCTTCACCTTCCAGGCGCCGGACAATTTCACGCTCGACAACACCGCGCAGGCCGTGATCGGCGTGCGCGACGGCGGCTCGCAGGCGATGCGCTTCGACGTGGTGCGGGTGCCGGCCGAGCAGTCGCTCGGCGATTACCTGAACTCCGGCTGGATGGAAGGCGTTGAGAAGGCCTCGACCGAGGACCTCACCATCAACGGTTTTCCGGCGGCGTCCGCCACCGCCAAGGGCGATCAGTGGCAGTTCAAGGTCTATGCACTGCGCTTCGGCAGCGACGTCTACCGCTTCATCTTCGCGACACGGCAGAAGTCGACCGAGAGCGACCGCAACGCGCGCGAGACCGTCAACTCATTCCGCCGCCTGACGCTCGACGAGATCCAGGCCGCGCGCCCGCTACGGATCAAGGTCATCACCGTGCAGCCCGGCGACACCGTGGAATCGCTGTCCCACCGCATGGCCGGCGTCGATCATCCCGCGGAACGTTTCCGCGTACTGAACGGACTCGATCGCAACGCGCAGGTGAAGGTGCGGGATCGCGTGAAGATCGTGGCGGATTGACACACGCCGAGCTACCGTAGGGTGGGCAAAGCGTAGCGTGCCCACCATTCCCGAGCACGATCGTTGAAAGATTGGTGGGCACGGCGCTTACGCGCCTTTGCCCACCCTACGAAACCTGTGATGTGGGGACGGCGCGAGCCCTACCGCCCCGCATCCATATCGCCCGCCTCGCGCTGGCCGCTGAGCCAGAGCGCGAGCAGGGTCCAGAACGCGCCCGACAGCAGGTACGCACCCGAGGCAATGACGCCGAGATTGGTCGCGAGCAGCAGCGCCACCAGTGGAGCGAAGCCGGCGCCGAACAACCAGGCCATATCCGAAGTCAGCGCCGAAGCCGTGTAACGGTACGTCTGCTTGAAGTTCGAGGCGATCGCGCCCGAGGACTGGCCGAAGGACAGGCCGAGCAGGATGAAGCCGATCACCATGTAGATGGTCTCGCCGAACGCACCGGCGTCGAGCAGCTGCGGGGCAAAGCCGCTATAGATCGCGATCGCAATCGCCGATCCCATCAGCAGCGACTTGCGGCCGACACGGTCGGCGATGATGCCGGAGAGCACGATCGCGACGACCCCGAACACGGCGGCGACGATCTCGATGATCAGGAAGCGCACTGGGCTTTCGCGGGTGAACAGGAACACCCAGGACAGCGGAAACACCGTGACCATGTGGAACAGCGCGAAGCTCGCCAGCGGCGCGAAGGCGCCGAGCATGATGTTCTGGCCTTCGCGCGCGACGGTGTCGGAGATGCGCGCCGGCTGCAATTCGCGGGTCTCGAACAGCGACGAATATTCTTCCGTCGTCACCATGCGCAGGCGCGCGAACAGCGCCACGACGTTGATGGCGAAGGCGACGAAGAACGGATAGCGCCAACCCCAATCGAAGAAATCATCGGCCGAGAGGTTGCCGGCGAAATAGGCGAACAGCGCGCTCGCCACGATCAGCCCGAGCGGGGCCCCGAGCTGCGGCACCATCGCGTACCAGCCGCGCTTCGAAGGCGGTGCATTCAGCGCCAACAGCGAAGCGAGACCGTCCCAGGCGCCGCCCCAGGCCAGACCCTGGGCGAGACGCGCCAGCGCCAGCAGCCAGATCGCCGCGACCCCGATCTCGTGATAGCCGGGCAGGAACGCGAGAGCGACGGTGGCGGTGCCGAGCAGGAACAGCGCCGAGATCAGCTTGGCGGTCTTGCCGTAGGCGCGGTCGACCGTCATGAAAATTACGGTGCCGATCGGCCGGGCCATGAAGGCCAGCGCGAAGATCATGAAGGAATAGAGGGTGCCGGTCAGCTCGCTCGCGAACGGGAACACCAGGCGCGGGAACACGATCACCGAGGCGATCGCGAAGACGAAGAAGTCGAAGAATTCCGAGGTGCGGCCGATGATGACGCCGATGGCGATCTCGCCGGGACTGGCCTGGTCGTGGCCGTGCTCGCCCGAGTGGAGGTCTGCCATTGCGGGTGTCTGTGCCGTCGCCATTCGTGCGCCCTTAACGTCCTGAAAACCAAAGCCGACCGCCCGGCGGGACGCCAGGCAATCTGGTCCTCTCTGACCTAACATTCCGCACTGCAACATTGGACAAATTGTCCAATGTCCGGATTGTTGCGCCGCAGCTACCCCTTGCCCCCGCAAAGGAAACTCATTCTCATAAGGCTCGGCCCGTGTCCCGTCTCAAGATCCTGGCGCTGCTACCCCTGGCGGTTGCGCTCAGCGGCTGCAACTACATTGTGCTGGCGCCCGCCGGCGATATCGCTGCCCAGCAGCGCGACCTCGTCATCATCTCCACCGTCCTGATGCTCCTGATCGTCGTCCCCGTGATGGCGCTGACTGTGCTGTTCGCCTGGCGCTACCGCCAGTCCAACAGCTCGGCCCGCTACGAGCCGGAATGGGACCACTCGACCAAGCTCGAGCTGGTGATCTGGTCGGCGCCGCTCTTGATCATCGTCTGCCTGGGCGCACTGACCTGGATGGGCACGCATCTGCTCGACCCCTATCGCACGCTCGGCCGCATCCATGCGGAGCGCGCCGTGGACCAGTCCAAGGCTCCGCTCGAGGTCGACGTCGTCGCGCTCGACTGGAAGTGGCTCTTCATCTATCCGGACTACGGCATCGCCACCGTCAACGAGCTGGCAGCTCCGGTCGATCGTCCGATCACCTTCCGCATCACCGCGTCCTCGGTGATGAACTCGTTCTACATCCCAGCGCTCGCCGGCCAGATCTACGCGATGCCGGGCATGGAGACCAAGCTCCACGCCGTCGTCAACCACACCGGCACCTACAAGGGTTTTTCGGCGAACTATAGCGGCGCCGGCTTCTCCGGCATGCACTTCAACTTCCAGGGCCTCGACGACAAGGGCTTCGACGCCTGGATCGCCAGCGCCAAGTCGGCCGGCGGCTCGCTCGGCCGCGCCGAATATCTGCAGCTCGAAAAGCCCAGCCAGAACGAACCGGTCCGCCGCTATGGCACCGTCGATGCCGATCTCTACCGCCTGATCCTCAACATGTGCGTCGAGACCGGCAAGATGTGCCAGAGCGAGATGATGGCGATCGACGCCAAGGGCGGCAACGGCCATGAGGGCCTGAACAACACCCTGCCGCTCACTTACGACAAATACGCCCGCCGCGGCACGGTGCTTGGGCCAGAGCCGAGCTTCGTCGCCGGCACCTGCACGCCGGATGCGCCGCAAGGCGCCGCGACCACCGCTTCTATCAAGGCTCCGACCGACACCGCGCCGCTCATCGGCGCCGGCCTGAAGCGGCCGTCGTTCACGCCGCTGAAGTCCTCTTCCTTCTTCCTCGGACAGCGTCCGAAGTCAGACTCCTAAAGAGATCCCGCATGTCTCCTGATCTTCTCAAGCTCATCTTCGGCCGGCTCGGCTTCGAATCGCTGCCGCTGCACGAGCCGATCGTCGTCGGCACCTTCGCGGTGGTCGCGCTCGGCGGCGCTGCACTGCTCGGCGGCCTCACCTATTTCCGCCTCTGGGGCTATCTGTGGCGCGAGTGGTTCACCACGGTGGACCACAAGCGCATCGGCATCATGTACATGATCCTCGGCATCGTCATGCTGCTGCGGGGCTTTGCCGACGCGCTGATGATGCGCGGCCAGCAGATGCTCGCCTTTGGCGGCTCCGAAGGCTATCTCAACGCCCATCACTACGATCAGGTCTTCACCGCCCACGGCGTGATCATGATCTTCTTCGTGGCGATGCCGTTGGTCACGGGCCTGATGAACTACGTCGTGCCGCTCCAGATCGGCGCGCGCGACGTGTCGTTTCCCTTCCTGAACAATTTCAGCTTCTGGATGACGGTCGGCGGCGCGGTGCTGGTGATGGCCTCGCTGTTCATCGGTGAATTCGCCCGCACCGGCTGGCTGGCTTATCCGCCGCTGTCGAACATCGGCTACAGTCCCGACGTCGGCGTCGACTATTACATCTGGGCGCTGCAGGTCGCCGGCGTCGGCACGACGTTATCCGGCATCAACCTGATCTGCACCATCGTCAAGCTGCGCTGCCCCGGCATGACCATGATGAAGATGCCGGTGTTCACCTGGACCTCGCTCTGCACCAACGTCCTAATCGTCGCCTCCTTCCCGGTCCTGACCGTCGTGCTCGCGCTGCTCTCGCTCGACCGCTACGTCGGCACCAACTTCTTCACGAACGATTTCGGCGGCAGCCCGATGATGTACGTGAACCTGATCTGGATCTGGGGCCATCCCGAGGTCTACATCCTGGTTCTCCCGGCGTTCGGCATCTTCTCGGAGGTCACCTCGACCTTCTCCGGCAAGCGGCTGTTCGGCTACACCTCGATGGTCTACGCCACGGTCGTCATCACCATCCTGTCGTACCTGGTCTGGCTGCACCACTTCTTCACGATGGGCTCGGGCGCCAGCGTCAACTCGTTCTTCGGCATCACCACGATGATCATTTCGATCCCGACGGGCGCGAAGATGTTCAACTGGCTGTTCACGATGTATCGCGGTCGCATCCGCTACGAGTTGCCGATGATGTGGACCATCGCCTTCATGCTGACCTTCGTGATCGGCGGCATGACCGGCGTGCTGCTCGCGGTGCCGCCGGCCGACTTCGTCCTGCACAACAGCCTATTCCTGATCGCGCACTTCCACAACGTGATCATCGGCGGCGTGGTGTTCGGCGCGTTCGCCGGCATCAACTACTGGTTCCCGAAGGCGTTCGGCTTCAAGCTCGATCCGTTCTGGGGCAAGATGTCGTTCTGGTTCTGGGTCACCGGCTTCTACCTCGCCTTCATGCCGCTCTACGTGCTCGGCCTGATGGGCGTGACCCGCCGCCTGCGGGTGTTTGATGATCCGTCCTTGCAGATCTGGTTCATCATCGCCGCGATCGGTGCCGTCTTCGTCTTCATCGGTATCCTCTCGATGCTGATGCAGTTCGCGGTCAGCCTCCTCAAGCGCGAGCAGCTCAAGGACGTCACCGGCGATCCCTGGGATGCGCGCACGCTGGAATGGGCGACCTCCTCGCCCCCGCCGGACTACAACTTCGCCTTCACGCCCGTCGTGCACGACAATGACGCGTGGTGGGACATGAAGAAGCGCGGCTACCAGCGTCCACTCACCGGGTTCAAGCCGATCCATATGCCGAGCAGCACCGGCACCGGCATTATCCTCGCCGGCCTTGCCACCGCGATGGGATTTGGCCTGATCTGGTACATTTGGTGGCTGGCCGCGGTGAGCTTCATCGCGATGCTCGCCGTCGGTATCGGTCACACCTTCAACTATCACCGCGACTTCGACATTCCGGCTGAAGACGTCATCCGGACCGAGGACGCGCGCACCAAACTGCTCGCCGGAGCCAAGTAAATGACTGTCGCGATCAATCCCACCCAATCGGGCGAGCCGGTTTTCTATCTCGCCGACGAGCACCCGCATCCGGAAGGCTGGAGCACCTCGCTCGGCTTCTGGATCTATCTGATGAGCGACTGCCTCATCTTCGCGATCCTGTTCGCCACCTTCGGCGTGCTCGGCGGCAACTATGCCGCCGGTCCCGCGCCAAAGGATCTGTTCGACCTGGATCTGGTCGCGGTGAACACCTCGATGCTGCTGCTGTCGTCGATCACCTACGGTTTTGCCATGCTGACGATGCAGCAGAACAAGATCGCCCAGACTCAGCTGTGGCTGGCGATCACCGGCCTGTTCGGCCTCGCCTTCATCGGCATCGAGCTCACCGAGTTCGCCCACATGATCCATGAAGGCGCAACGCCGCAGCGCAGCGCCTTCCTGTCCGCCTTCTTCACTTTAGTCGGCACCCACGGCCTGCACGTCTCTTGCGGCCTGATCTGGCTGGTGACGCTGATGGTGCAGGTTTGGAAGTTCGGCCTGATCGAGGCCAACCGCCGCCGTCTGATGTGCCTGTCGATGTTTTGGCACTTCCTCGACGTGGTCTGGATCGGCGTCTTCACCTTCGTCTATCTCCTGGGAGTTCTGCGATGAGCACCGATACCCACGCCGTCCACGCCGACGACCATCACCACGGCGACAGCCACGCCCACGGCACGTTCTCGACTTACATGCTCGGCTTCGTGCTCTCGGTCGTGCTCACCGCGATCCCGTTCTGGCTGGTGATGAGCGGCGCGTTGCCGAGCAAGCAGATCACCGCGCTCGTCATCATGGCTTTCGCGGTCGTGCAGATCGTCGTGCATATGATCTACTTCCTGCACATGAACACGACGTCAGAGAACGGCTGGAGCATGATGGCGCTGATCTTCACCATCGTCATGGTGGTGATCGCGCTGTCCGGTTCGCTGTGGGTGATGAACCACCTCAACAGCAACATGATGCCGATCCATCAGATGACGGGAATGAAGTGAGCGAACCCCGGACCGTGACGGGCAAGGCAAGCGGGACGCGCGGCAAGGCTGCGCGATCCCCGTCCCTGTGGCTCACGGCCCTCTCGCTGACGGCGATTGGCCTTCTGATCGCGCTCGGCGTCTGGCAGATCGAACGCCGCGCCTGGAAGCTGGCGCTGATTGACCGCGTTGAGCAGCGCGTTCATGCCCAGGCGGTGCCGATCCCCTCGGCCGCTTCATGGCCCACGATCAGCGCCGCGAACGACGAATACAGGCATGTGAGCGTCACCGGCCGCTTCCTGCACGACCGCGAGACGCTGGTTCAGGCCGTCACGGAAGAAGGCCCCGGTTATTGGGTGCTGACGCCGCTTCTGCGCAGCGACAGCACGCAGGTCCTGATCAACCGCGGCTTCGTGCCGTCCGAGCGGCGCGACGCATCGACACGCCGGAACGGCAATCCCGACGGCCAGGTCGAGATCACCGGCCTGTTGCGCATGACGGAGCCGAAGGGCGGATTCCTGCGGAACAACGTGCCCCAGCACAACCGCTGGTATTCGCGGGATGTCGCCGCGATCGCAGCGGCACGCGGCCTCCATGAGGTCGCGCCCTTCTTCGTGGATGCCGACGCCGGATCACAAATTGCCGGCGGTCCGATCGGCGGATTGACCGTGATCCGCTTTCCCAATAACCACCTGATCTACGCGCTGACGTGGTTTGCCCTGGCTTTCATGCTGGTCGGCAGGCTTTTCGTCACATTCGGCGGCGGGCTGTTCCGCCGCAAACGCTTCGTCCATGAACCGGCCGGCGGCTCCGATGCCGCTGCCCGCAGGACGGGATCAGATGCTGGAACGATCGTCGAGCCGACCTGACGACGCAAAGTCGAATCCCCGGACGCTTGCCCATGGCGGCGAGCTGGCCGTGACGCTGCAGTCGCAGGCCGATGCGCGTGGCGAGTTGATCGGCACTGCTCCCACCGACGACGAGACCAACCGCAAGAACATGGCGCTGCTGATCCAGCTGCGCTGGACCGCGGTGGTCGGCCAGATCGTGACCATCGGCGTCGTGCATTTTGGCCTGGGTATTGCCTTGCCATTGGAACGCATGGGCGCGGTGATCGGAGCGCTGGTGCTGCTCAACGTCTCCAGCCTGGTCTGGGTGCGCCATCGCGCGGCGATCACCAACAATGAGCTTTTGGTCGCGCTGATGCTGGATGTCGCCGCGCTGACCGCGCAGCTCTACCTCTCCGGCGGCGCCACCAATCCCTTCACCTCGCTGTTCCTGCTCCAGGTGACACTGGGCGCGGTGCTGCTCGACGCCCGCTCGACCTGGTCGCTGGTGGCACTGACTTGCGCGAGTTTTGTGTGGCTGACGCTCGCTTACCGGCCGCTCGACCTGCCGCCAAATCCGATCAGCGAGACCTACAGCCTCACCGTAACCGGCATGCTGCTGGGCTTCGTTCTCAACGCCGTGCTGCTGGTGGTGTTCGTCACCCGCATCAACAGGAATTTGCGCAAGCGCGACGCGCATCTGGCGGCGCTGCGCCAGCACGCGGCCGAGCAGGATCACATCGTGCGCATGGGCCTGCTCGCCTCCGGCGCGGCCCATGAGCTCGGCACCCCGCTGGCCTCGCTCTCGGTGATCCTCAGCGACTGGCGCCGCATGCCCGATCTCGCCGCCGATCAGGAACTCGCCGAAGATCTCGCGGAGATGGAAACCTCGCTGCAACGCTGCAAATCGATCGTCACGGGCATCCTGGTGTCGGCGGGCGAAGCGCGCGGCGAAGGCTCCTCGCCGACGACGGTGACGGCCTTCGTCACTGCGCTGGTGGAGGAATGGCGCGACGCGCGCTCGGCGCGGACGCTCTACTTCGTCAATACGTTCGGCGAGGATGTCGCGATCGTCTCCGACGTCGCGCTGAAGCAGGTGATCTTCAACGTGCTCGACAATGCCTATGAGGTCTCGCGGGAATGGGTCGAGCTCGTCGCCGAGCGCGAGGGCGACAATCTCGTGCTGGCGATCAGCGACCGCGGCCCGGGCTTTGCGCCGGAGATGCTGGCGCAGCTCGGAAAGCCCTATCAGTCGAGCAAGGGTCGTGCCGGCGGCGGGCTCGGCCTGTTCCTGGTGGTCAACGTGGTGCGCAAGTTAGGGGGCAGCGTGACCGCCGAGAACCACAGGAAGCGCGGCGCCACCGTGCGCCTCACGCTGCCGCTCGCAACGCTCGCGATCGGAGGGAATTTTGACGCCTGACCGTTCGCTCATCGTCGTCGAGGACGATGCCGGCTTCGCCCGCACGCTGAAGCGCTCGTTCGAGCGCCGCGGCTACGAGGTCGTGCTGGCCGCCTCGATCGAGGAGGTGCGCCAAGTGCTGGAGGAGCGATCCTTCGGCCATGCCGTGGTCGACCTCAAGCTCGGCGGCGCCTCGGGGCTCGCCTGCGTCGAGCTTCTGCACACGCATGATCCCGACATGCTGATCGTGGTGCTGACCGGCTTTGCCAGCATCTCCACCGCCGTCGAGGCCATCAAGCTGGGGGCCTGCCACTATTTGGCGAAGCCGTCCAACACCGACGACATCGAGGCCGCCTTCAACAAGGCCGAGGGCAACGCTGAGGTCGCGCTCGACACCCGGCCGACATCGATCAAGACGCTGGAATGGGAGCGCATCCACCAGACCCTGATCGAGACGGATTTCAACATCTCGGAGGCGGCACGGCGATTGGGGATGCATCGGCGGACGCTGGCAAGGAAGCTGGAGAAACGGCCGGTGAAGTGAGGCGAGCCGAGTCTCTCTCGTCTCGTCGTCCCGGCCTAGCGCGCAATTGCGCGCTAGGCCGGGACGACACCGCATTTCTTGAACCGGCTTCGCTCCCATTCTCTCCTCGTTGTTCTGGACCAGCGAGCACCGATCCAGTATCTCCGCGCGAGTGCAGACCCAAACAAAAAGCCCGGCCAAACGGCCGGGCTTTTGATCTCTTGCAATCGACGGAGGCGCTTACGCGGCCTCGTCGGCGACGGTGGTATCGTCGCCATCGGTGTCGTCGGTATCGCCCTCGGCATCCGAATCGGCTTCGCCGTCGGCGGCTTCCGCCTTGGCGTTGGCGCGGCGCGGGCTCTTGGCGAGCTGGGCCTCGATCTCCTTGACCGCTTCGGTCTCGGTCGAGTGCTGCACCACCGCGATCTCCCGGGAGAGACGATCGAGCGCCGCTTCATAGAGCTGGCGTTCGCTGTAGGACTGCTCCGGCTGCGACTCCGAGCGGTAGAGGTCGCGCACGACTTCCGCGATCGCGACGATGTCGCCCGAATTGATCTTTGCTTCGTATTCCTGGGCGCGGCGCGACCACATGGTGCGCTTGACGCGGGCGCGGCCCTTGAGCGTCTCCAGCGCCTTCTTGACCAGCGCCGGATCGGACAGCTTGCGCATGCCGACATTGGCGACCTTGGCGGTCGGAACGCGCAGCGTCATCTTGTCCTTGATGAAATTGATGACGAACAGCTCGAGCTTGGCACCGGCGATCTCCTGCTCCTCGATGGCCAGGATCTGGCCGACGCCGTGAGCGGGATAAACGACGAATTCGTTGGCCTTGAAGCCCTGACGCTGGGTCACGACCTTCTTTTCCTCGACCTTCGGCGCAGCAGCGGGCTTGGCGGCCGGCTTGGCAGCGGCAGGAGCCTTGGCATGAGCAGCAGCAACGGGAGCCTTCGGCGCGGCGGGCTTGGCAGCGTGAGCCTTCGCAGGATGAGCCTTGGCAGCAGCAGGCTTGGCGACGGTCGCTTTCGCGGCCGGTTTGGCAGTCTTGTTAGGCATTGCGCTTCTTTTGTTCTTCGAGGACTTTGCAGCCGGCGCCTTCGTCGCGGTCCGACCCTTGGATGCGCTACGGCTGGCCGCGGCGACTTTTTTGGCCTCCTTATGGGAAGCCCTCGCTGAAGTACTCTTTTTACGCGTTTTCTGTGACACAGCCTGCGCGCGGAAAACTGCCACGCCCCTGTTCGACATTTGGTTTCACGGGAACCCAGAGGGGCCAACGGGGCTGACGGGGTTCGGCTTAATGTGCCCAATATAGCACATTTCCCGCAAAAATCAATGATTTAGGGGTCTTTGAGGGCTGGTTTTCGGCGCCAGCGCCGCTATTAGGGTTAAGTTTGGGCCCTAATTAGTCTCCCGAGCCCGGGTTCGGAGAAAAATATTTCTCGAACTTGCCTTCCATGCCGTCGAATTCCTTGGCATCGGCGGGTGATTCTTTCTTCTGGGTGATGTTCGGCCAGCTCTTGGCATAGTCGGCGTTGACCTGGAGCCACTTTTCCAGGCCCGGTTCCGTGTCCGGCTTGATGGCGTCGGCGGGGCATTCCGGCTCGCACACGCCGCAGTCGATGCACTCGTCGGGATGGATGACGAGCATGTTGTCACCCTCGTAGAAGCAGTCGACCGGGCAGACCTCGACGCAGTCGGTGTACTTGCACTTGATGCAGTTTTCAGTGACGACGTAAGTCATCCAACGCTCCGAAAAGCTCTTTTAAAAGTCGCGGCTTGCGTAGCGCGGATGGCCCGGCGCTGCAAGGTCGGCAACAGCCGAT from Bradyrhizobium zhanjiangense includes these protein-coding regions:
- the cyoD gene encoding cytochrome o ubiquinol oxidase subunit IV; the protein is MSTDTHAVHADDHHHGDSHAHGTFSTYMLGFVLSVVLTAIPFWLVMSGALPSKQITALVIMAFAVVQIVVHMIYFLHMNTTSENGWSMMALIFTIVMVVIALSGSLWVMNHLNSNMMPIHQMTGMK
- the cyoC gene encoding cytochrome o ubiquinol oxidase subunit III translates to MTVAINPTQSGEPVFYLADEHPHPEGWSTSLGFWIYLMSDCLIFAILFATFGVLGGNYAAGPAPKDLFDLDLVAVNTSMLLLSSITYGFAMLTMQQNKIAQTQLWLAITGLFGLAFIGIELTEFAHMIHEGATPQRSAFLSAFFTLVGTHGLHVSCGLIWLVTLMVQVWKFGLIEANRRRLMCLSMFWHFLDVVWIGVFTFVYLLGVLR
- a CDS encoding SURF1 family protein → MSEPRTVTGKASGTRGKAARSPSLWLTALSLTAIGLLIALGVWQIERRAWKLALIDRVEQRVHAQAVPIPSAASWPTISAANDEYRHVSVTGRFLHDRETLVQAVTEEGPGYWVLTPLLRSDSTQVLINRGFVPSERRDASTRRNGNPDGQVEITGLLRMTEPKGGFLRNNVPQHNRWYSRDVAAIAAARGLHEVAPFFVDADAGSQIAGGPIGGLTVIRFPNNHLIYALTWFALAFMLVGRLFVTFGGGLFRRKRFVHEPAGGSDAAARRTGSDAGTIVEPT
- the cyoB gene encoding cytochrome o ubiquinol oxidase subunit I, translated to MSPDLLKLIFGRLGFESLPLHEPIVVGTFAVVALGGAALLGGLTYFRLWGYLWREWFTTVDHKRIGIMYMILGIVMLLRGFADALMMRGQQMLAFGGSEGYLNAHHYDQVFTAHGVIMIFFVAMPLVTGLMNYVVPLQIGARDVSFPFLNNFSFWMTVGGAVLVMASLFIGEFARTGWLAYPPLSNIGYSPDVGVDYYIWALQVAGVGTTLSGINLICTIVKLRCPGMTMMKMPVFTWTSLCTNVLIVASFPVLTVVLALLSLDRYVGTNFFTNDFGGSPMMYVNLIWIWGHPEVYILVLPAFGIFSEVTSTFSGKRLFGYTSMVYATVVITILSYLVWLHHFFTMGSGASVNSFFGITTMIISIPTGAKMFNWLFTMYRGRIRYELPMMWTIAFMLTFVIGGMTGVLLAVPPADFVLHNSLFLIAHFHNVIIGGVVFGAFAGINYWFPKAFGFKLDPFWGKMSFWFWVTGFYLAFMPLYVLGLMGVTRRLRVFDDPSLQIWFIIAAIGAVFVFIGILSMLMQFAVSLLKREQLKDVTGDPWDARTLEWATSSPPPDYNFAFTPVVHDNDAWWDMKKRGYQRPLTGFKPIHMPSSTGTGIILAGLATAMGFGLIWYIWWLAAVSFIAMLAVGIGHTFNYHRDFDIPAEDVIRTEDARTKLLAGAK
- a CDS encoding ATP-binding protein, which codes for MLERSSSRPDDAKSNPRTLAHGGELAVTLQSQADARGELIGTAPTDDETNRKNMALLIQLRWTAVVGQIVTIGVVHFGLGIALPLERMGAVIGALVLLNVSSLVWVRHRAAITNNELLVALMLDVAALTAQLYLSGGATNPFTSLFLLQVTLGAVLLDARSTWSLVALTCASFVWLTLAYRPLDLPPNPISETYSLTVTGMLLGFVLNAVLLVVFVTRINRNLRKRDAHLAALRQHAAEQDHIVRMGLLASGAAHELGTPLASLSVILSDWRRMPDLAADQELAEDLAEMETSLQRCKSIVTGILVSAGEARGEGSSPTTVTAFVTALVEEWRDARSARTLYFVNTFGEDVAIVSDVALKQVIFNVLDNAYEVSREWVELVAEREGDNLVLAISDRGPGFAPEMLAQLGKPYQSSKGRAGGGLGLFLVVNVVRKLGGSVTAENHRKRGATVRLTLPLATLAIGGNFDA
- a CDS encoding response regulator transcription factor → MTPDRSLIVVEDDAGFARTLKRSFERRGYEVVLAASIEEVRQVLEERSFGHAVVDLKLGGASGLACVELLHTHDPDMLIVVLTGFASISTAVEAIKLGACHYLAKPSNTDDIEAAFNKAEGNAEVALDTRPTSIKTLEWERIHQTLIETDFNISEAARRLGMHRRTLARKLEKRPVK